A single Montipora foliosa isolate CH-2021 chromosome 7, ASM3666993v2, whole genome shotgun sequence DNA region contains:
- the LOC138010162 gene encoding ATP-dependent DNA helicase RecQ-like codes for MAAVSDADFNRAVKFSLPKRGTPDIFLKPKQLEALKAVVQQKRDVLAVLPTGYGKSVIYQLVPNMCNFLFQGGNYCSIAIIVSPLTALMMDQVEKIKMQRQSTAIIQAECLEADNLNDREINVHGDSVENVLRGRVSILFSHPEVLVSNKKCREILLSDVGYDFRPDYGKLDTIASIFPSKPFIALTATAPMAYQDAIIEKFAMQNPLRVLENPNRSNIFYDIRQRPPAIKKSNEEQFKKLTNG; via the exons ATGGCAGCCGTGTCCGATGCCGATTTCAATAGAGCGGTGAAATTTTCCCTACCAAAACGCGGAACGCCCGACatatttttaaaaccaaaaCAGTTGGAGGCGTTAAAAGCCGTTGTGCAGCAAAAGCGAGATGTGTTAGCCGTCCTTCCAACAGGATACGGCAAGTCTGTAATTTATCAGCTTGTACCAAATATGTGCAACTTCTTGTTTCAAGGGGGAAATTATTGCTCGATTGCAATTATTGTGTCGCCATTGACCGCTTTGATGATGGATCAAGTTGAGAAAATAAAGATGCAAAGACAGTCGACAGCAATTATCCAAGCTGAATGTTTGGAGGCGGATAATTTGAATGATCGAGAGATAAATGTACATGGTGATTCTGTGGAAAATGTGTTACGTGGACGTGTCAGCATCTTGTTTTCTCATCCTGAAGTGcttgtcagcaataaaaaatgcaGGGAAATTTTGCTATCGGATGT GGGATATGATTTTAGACCAGATTATGGGAAGCTGGATACCATTGCTTCTATATTCCCAAGTAAGCCTTTCATTGCTTTGACTGCAACAGCACCAATGGCATATCAAGATGCAATTATAGAAAAGTTCGCCATGCAAAATCCATTGAGAGTTCTTGAGAACCCAAACCGATCCAATATATTTTACGACATAAGGCAGAGACCTCCAGCTATCAAAAAGAGCAATGAAGAGCAATTTAAAAAACTCACTAATGGCTGA